In Bacillus toyonensis BCT-7112, a single window of DNA contains:
- a CDS encoding NfeD family protein: MFLFGYPLETIYLYGFIIATILTVIYIFFGDIFESIFSFGGGSVSVVTLLLSFFAMLCGLSYIGEYLFSFNSTIIFAGSFAISFIGVFIMKILILKPIAEAEQNTVQRMDEFIGCKGEVITTIPTEGFGEVLISSQFGSNAIPAKTIGKKDISQGTEVIIEGVQDGVLLVQNIAYSLKKPKL, from the coding sequence ATGTTCTTGTTTGGTTATCCACTTGAAACAATTTATTTATATGGATTTATTATTGCTACTATACTCACTGTTATTTATATTTTCTTTGGAGATATATTTGAATCAATATTTAGTTTTGGGGGCGGATCTGTATCCGTTGTTACTTTACTACTTAGTTTCTTCGCTATGTTATGTGGACTTAGTTATATAGGAGAATATTTATTTTCCTTTAATAGTACTATTATTTTCGCTGGTTCATTTGCTATATCTTTTATCGGTGTTTTCATAATGAAAATATTAATTTTAAAACCGATTGCAGAAGCAGAACAAAATACCGTACAACGTATGGATGAATTCATTGGTTGCAAGGGAGAAGTCATTACGACAATTCCTACAGAAGGATTTGGTGAAGTATTAATCTCCTCCCAATTTGGAAGTAATGCAATCCCAGCTAAAACAATTGGAAAGAAAGATATTTCACAAGGAACTGAAGTTATTATCGAGGGAGTTCAAGATGGTGTTTTGCTTGTACAAAACATCGCTTATTCTTTAAAGAAACCAAAATTATAA